The Pogona vitticeps strain Pit_001003342236 chromosome 6, PviZW2.1, whole genome shotgun sequence genome contains a region encoding:
- the LOC144583733 gene encoding uncharacterized protein LOC144583733, translating to MIVDFQKSETENTEFENQEIYQSAIGSLMYLANWTRPDIAAVANILSRYVSKPTQKYGLRVKRVFRYLKGTLDKCLVIKPSNELKLKAYVDSDWANDIIDGKSVSRFAVMFADTLVGWKSRKQSSIATSTVEAEFAALSELCSESVWYKQLLTDLRVDQAITVYEDNTTCIQMATTEKM from the coding sequence ATGATAGTGGACTTTCAAAAGTCAGAAACTGAGAACACAGAGTTTGAAAATCAGGAAATATATCAGTCAGCAATAGGAAGTCTGATGTATCTTGCCAATTGGACAAGACCAGATATTGCTGCAGTGGCGAATATTCTGAGTAGATATGTGTCAAAACCTACACAGAAATATGGGTTAAGAGTAAAAAGGgtcttcagatatttaaaaggaacacttgACAAATGTTTAGTCATAAAACCCTCAAATGAATTGAAATTAAAAGCATATGTGGACAGTGATTGGGCCAATGATATAATAGACGGAAAATCAGTTTCTAGGTTTGCAGTAATGTTTGCAGATACTTTGGTGGGATGGAAGTCAAGGAAACAAAGTTCCATTGCCACATCAACAGTTGAAGCAGAATTTGCAGCATTAtcagaattgtgctcagaaagTGTGTGGTACAAACAATTACTCACAGATTTAAGAGTGGATCAGGCCATAACTGTGTATGAAGATAACACTACGTGCATTCAGATGGCGACCACAGAAAAGATGTGA